In the genome of Bremerella sp. P1, the window GATTCGCTGAGCGCGTGCTTGCGGGCTTCCTCGAGCGGGGCTTCCGTTTGTAGTTCGATCTTGCCGAGCGATTCGCTCGTCACGAACACACGCAGCGGCTGTCCGACGCGGGCCGAGACGTTGATCGTCAGCGGGATGTCGCGGCCATGCAGTTCGCCGCTGTAGGTCTTGCGGAGTTCACGCGTGAGGGCGGGGTCGTCACTCTTCCAAACTTTGAGGCCTGGGGTGATGTATTGAAAGTCGACCGAGCCGCGGGGAAAGTCGACTTCGACCACGCCACTGGTCGCTTCGCCGGTAACGCGGCGTCCGCGTTGGCTGACGGTGAAGACGCGTCCCCCCTGCTCTTTCCCGGCGGCACGATCTCCCTGGAAGACGATACCGTCGCCGGCTTTCAGTCGGCCGTGCAGTTCCAGCTTGACCCGCTTGCGGCGATCGTCAACCGAGATTACTTCGGCAACCAAGACACCGCGTTTGGCACTGCTGGTCGCTGGCACAAGCATCTTATGATCGCAGCCATGCAGCCATCCAGGCGAGAAGCCGCGCGAGAAGGAGAGCTCCATCTCTTCGACCTGCCGTGGGGTGAAGGTCACCGGTTTGCCAGCGAGGGCGGCGTCGATGGCCTGACGATAGTGACGTGTGATGTTGGCGACGTACTCCGGTGTCTTCAGGCGCCCTTCGATCTTGAAGGAGACCACACCGGCTTCGAGTAGCTCTGGCACCAACGCGAACGCGGCCAAGTCTTGCGGGCTCAAAAGATACTTCTGATCACCCAGGTCGATGTCGGCTCCATCGCAGACCAACTCGTACGGTAAGCGACACGCTTGGGCACACTGGCCGCGATTCGCACTGCGTCCGCCTAGCGATTCGCTGGTCAGACATTGTCCGCTGTAAGCAACGCAAAGCGCTCCATGCACGAACGCTTCCAGCGGCATCTGCGTCTTTTCATGGATCTTGGCGATCTCGTTGACCGAAAGTTCGCGAGCGAGCACAACACGCTCGATGCCGGTCTCTTCGATCTCGGCAATGCACTCGGCACTGGTCAGCGTCATTTGGGTCGAAGCATGGATCGGTAGCTCCGGAGCGGTGCGGCGGATCAGCCCAACCAGGCCCAAGTCTTGCACCAACACGGCATCGGTGCCGGCTTCGGCAATGCGGCGGATGATGGGCTCGATGGTGGCCAACTCGTCACTGAAGGTCAGCGTGTTGACCGTGGTGTACCCTCGCACCCCGTGCCAGTGCAGCATTTCCATCAGCTGGGGCAGGTCGTTGAGCGAGAAGTTCTTGGCTCGGGCCCGGGCGTTGAAGCCGGTTTCCAGGCCGAAGTAGATCGCGTCGGCACCATTGGCAATGGCCGCACGGGCACAGTCCCAATCGCCTGCCGGAGCAAGAAGTTCCGGCCGCGTGACCGTCGATGCCTGACTATCGTTCATCAAAATTCGCGCTAACGCCCAGTGGGAAACAAAGTATCGAGGGGAATCGGTTGATTTTACTGGGGCTTGGCAGCTACGGATAGGGACGAAATGCCGCGGTTTTTCGCAAGTTCAAGCGACGGCTACCGCGATTGGTCGTGCTACTCATAAAAAATGGCCAACCGCGGAGACCTCGGTGGCCATGACTAGAAAATGAGATGGGATGTTGTTCGGGGCTGTTTAGTCGCCAACGCCGATGTCTTCTTCCAGGGCCTTCTGAACGACGGCGTTCTCGTGGTGCTCGTGGTTCAAAAAGCGGGTGGTGAAATCGCGAAAGCGGACGTGGAATGTGGCCAGGGTCTCCGTGGGGCTGTGATGCAAATCATCAAGCATCGCGTCGATGTCGCTCAGTAGCAAGCGATGATCGAGCCGTAGCTGCTCGCATTCCGACGAGTAACGCGGAGCGATACTGATGGTGTCTTGCAAGTAACCGCCGCATTCTTCCTTGGCAAACTGGTCATGCATCATGTCGCGTAATTCTTGCAGACCTAGAACCAAAGGTTCCACCGAATCTCCCTCTGCCGCAATCCGATCTGCTTCTTCAAGAAGATCGTGCAGGAGGGCGTGCTCGGTAAGAAGTTTCGTTACTGCGGCATCCGTCAATCGTTGCAGGTCGGGCATGGCATCCTCCTTAGCGGTGAGAGGAAATGATAAGCTGGCGCCCCTCCGAAATAAATTTTGCGAATCCTGCAATCCGTTTGCGTCCGTTCAATTGTGGTTTTATGCCGGATTCTGTGAGTCGTCAATCAATTCTTTTCGCGGAAAGTGCAAAAAACAAAAGAGCCAAAGCCTACGGTTAAACTAGTCAATTCTAGCGGGGGAAATGACTAAGGGGATCAACATCGCCCTATGCGTCGCGTCGGAGATGAAGTTTGGGAAAAGAGCGTGATTAGGGTGACCTTGCTGCGATAAAATCAGCTCATGTGTGGTCACATAACGTTCACTCGGGGGGCATAAATAGGAGTTAGATTGATGCAAGTTGCTAGCAAAATGATGGGGATCTTTTTTTTGATCGGATTGGTTTCGACCGCGGTTGCCGACGAGCCGGCAACGCCTGGCTCGGGCAATTTGGACTCGGCCGCGATGCAGGAGATGATGGCCAAGCTCGGCGCACCAGGGAAACCGCACGAGCATCTTCAGGCGATGGTCGGCAAATATAAGACGACCTCCCACTGGATTGTCCCGGGCAAGGACGAAGAGTCCGTGGATGAAGGAACGGCCGAGTTCAAGCCAATTCTGGGTGGGCGTTTTGTGACGCAGCATTTCCAAAGTACCTACGACGGCCAGCCGATGAATGGCTTCGGCATCATGGGCTACGACAACGCCGCGCAGAAGTTTGTGGGCATCTGGATCGACAACATGTCGACCCACATCCTGCACACTGAAGGACAGCTCGACGAGAAGACCGGCGTGATGACCGAAAAAGGTACGTGCAGCTCGCCCGCCGGGCCGATGAACTTCACGTTGACCACGGTGCCGACCGAAGACGGTTTTGTCTTTACGTTGTCTCAGGTGACCGGCGATACGGAAGCCGAAATGGGCAAAATAAAGTACGTCAAGCAGTGAGTGTTGGGTTCGCCGGCTGACTATACTAAAGTGCACCTACGTGGTTAGGTGCACTGATTGGTTGCCATGAAGCACAAGGAGAATTCGTGCTCGACGACAATGCTGACTCGCGCGACTATCGCGTCCGATTGTTCTACAAGGCGAAACCGGACGTTCCCAAGGGCCTCATCCTGGACAATATGCAGAAGAGGTCGGATGGGTTTGCGCCGCGCGATGGGAAGCGAGATTCGGAGCGTCTCGACTTTCGTCATCCCAAGCATGTCGCGAACATCGGCGGTAAGTCGGTCGGTGCAACCTGGAGTATTCGGGAAGAAGAGATCGAGTACCCAGGTGACCTGACGCCCTTCCTGCCGGCGCTGGAACAGTCTTGGCTCTGGGATGATGCGGAAGAAGCGGTCGGCGAGTGCGAGCATCAATTGGTCGTGCTGGATCAGACCGCGTCGAATATGCGACCGCTGGAACGCTTGCAGATGATGCAGTTCCTGGTGGCCAGCATCATTGAAGCAATTCC includes:
- a CDS encoding DUF3656 domain-containing U32 family peptidase, yielding MNDSQASTVTRPELLAPAGDWDCARAAIANGADAIYFGLETGFNARARAKNFSLNDLPQLMEMLHWHGVRGYTTVNTLTFSDELATIEPIIRRIAEAGTDAVLVQDLGLVGLIRRTAPELPIHASTQMTLTSAECIAEIEETGIERVVLARELSVNEIAKIHEKTQMPLEAFVHGALCVAYSGQCLTSESLGGRSANRGQCAQACRLPYELVCDGADIDLGDQKYLLSPQDLAAFALVPELLEAGVVSFKIEGRLKTPEYVANITRHYRQAIDAALAGKPVTFTPRQVEEMELSFSRGFSPGWLHGCDHKMLVPATSSAKRGVLVAEVISVDDRRKRVKLELHGRLKAGDGIVFQGDRAAGKEQGGRVFTVSQRGRRVTGEATSGVVEVDFPRGSVDFQYITPGLKVWKSDDPALTRELRKTYSGELHGRDIPLTINVSARVGQPLRVFVTSESLGKIELQTEAPLEEARKHALSESLLQKQFARLGGSGYALESLSAKIAGTPMVPLSVLGKLRKEMTAQLDEARKQMATRGRTIEHDLVLSQMQSEVDTAAAETGEPKLIVLTRSMHQLEAATSLGIETVYADFQDIREYKQAVPLAHEAGAKIFLVTPRIQKPGEMGIFKALSKHGADGYVVRNLSGLKFFAELGATCIADFSFNAANELTVDWLRKHGASRVTPSYDLNRDQLLVMAQHCAAGHLELVIHQHMPMFHMEHCVFCSVLSPGTNKTNCGRPCDEHEVKLRDRVGAEHPLVADVGCRNTLFNKTPQSGAEIVQPMLELGVRNFRIELLNDDPPSEITRIIQLYRDLLQGKIGGEEVWQQLKALNRVGVTRGTLEHDRDPLAII
- a CDS encoding DUF1579 family protein yields the protein MQVASKMMGIFFLIGLVSTAVADEPATPGSGNLDSAAMQEMMAKLGAPGKPHEHLQAMVGKYKTTSHWIVPGKDEESVDEGTAEFKPILGGRFVTQHFQSTYDGQPMNGFGIMGYDNAAQKFVGIWIDNMSTHILHTEGQLDEKTGVMTEKGTCSSPAGPMNFTLTTVPTEDGFVFTLSQVTGDTEAEMGKIKYVKQ